The following DNA comes from Rhodanobacter sp. AS-Z3.
AGGTGCGGCACATTTCCAATGCTGACCGGCTCATCAGCCAGCAGGCAGGCGGCGAGGATCGGCAATACGGCATTCTTGGCGCCGGAAATGGCGACCTCGCCGTTGAGCGGCGTTCCGCCGCTGATCAGGATCTTGGCCATCGAAAGTCCTTCAATGAAACGTGGAAAGAGAGTGCAGCTGCAGCCTTCAACGGCGCGCCGCAACTTCCTCGGGGGTCCGGGTGGTCAACGCCAGCGCGTGGATCGCGCCGCCCATCTGCTCGCCCAACGTGGCGTACACCAGCCGGTGCCGCGCCAGCGGCAGCTTGCCGGCAAACTGGCTGGCCACCACGGTGGCCTCGAAATGCACGCCGTCGGCGCCACTGACTTCCACCTGGGCACCGGGCAGGCCTTGTTCGATCATCGCCTGGATGCGGCTGGAGTCCATCGGAGAGTGTTCCATACGGTTAGGTCGGCCAGCTGGGGGCAGATTCCGGGGTGTTCGGAATCCATTGCGCTGGCTTATGACGTTAAAATGCGAAGATGCCATGGTAATGGAAATCTGCTGGCGCAGAAATGACACCTGTCTCACGACAGGCGCAGCCGGGCGGCTCCCCTGGGCCTTCCGGATCTTCTGCAGCATCTTGATCGAGCCCACATGAACGCACGTATCGCCCCATCCGCACCGACCACGCTGGACCATGACCTGATCACGCGCAGCGCGCGCGCCGTGGTCAACTCCGAAGCCGCTGCGGCGTTGGCGTTGGGCGCGCGCATCGGACCGGAGTTCGTCGAAGCGTGCCGACTTATCCTGAACTGCACGGGGCGTGTGGTGGTCAGCGGCATGGGCAAGTCAGGCCATATCGGCCGCAAAATCGCCGCCACGCTGGCCTCCACCGGCACGCCCGCGTTCTTCGTGCACCCGGGCGAAGCCAGCCACGGCGACCTCGGCATGATCCTGCCGCAGGACGTGGTGCTGGCGCTGTCGTATTCCGGCGAAACCGACGAACTGCTGCTGATTCTGCCGGTAATCAAGCGCCAGGGCATTCCGCTGATTGCGATAACCGGGCGTACAAGCTCCTCTCTGGCAACCCAGGCCGACGTGCACCTGGATGGCAGTATCTCCAGCGAAGCCTGCCCGCTTGGCCTGGCGCCAACCACCAGTACCACGGTCGCGCTGGTCTGGGGTGATGCGCTGGCGATTGCGCTGCTGGAAGCACGCGGCTTCACCTCCGACGACTTTGCCCGCTCGCACCCGGCCGGAGCTCTGGGCCGCCGCCTGCTGCTGCACATCAAGGACGTGATGCACACCGGCGACGACGTCCCGAAAGTGTCACCCGACGCCGGCCTCACCGCCGCGCTGGTCGAAATGACCCGCAAGCATCTGGGTATGACCGCCGTGGTCGACGCCGAACAGCACTTGCTCGGGGTATTCACCGATGGTGATCTGCGTCGCGCACTGGACGACGAGGGCGTCGACCTGCGCGGCTCCACCGTCGCCGACCTGATGACTCGCGGACCGAAGACCATCGGCGCCGACAAGCTGGCCGCCGAAGCGGCGCAATTGATGGAGAAGTACCAGATTCACGCGCTGCTGGTGGTCGACGACGAGCAACGCGTGGTCGGCGCGCTGAACATTCATGATCTGCTCCGTGCGCGTGTGGTTTGATGCGGATTCGTCTCGACGAATCCACTAAATCGAACAAGCCTCACCGCTGACCTTCCTCCGCAAACCCCGTGCCTGAACCCGTGCCCGAAAGCTATCTCGCCAATCTCTCTGACGACATCCTCGCCCGTGCCGCGAAAATCCGCCTGGCGGTATTCGACGTGGACGGCACGCTGACGGACGGCCGCCTGTGGTATGGCGAGGATGGCCGCGAAACCAAGGTGTTTCATGTGCACGACGGACTGGGCCTGAAACGATTGCAGGCCAACGGCATCGAGGTCGCCATCATCACTGCGCGCATCAGCCATCCGGTTTCACTGCGCGCGGAGGAACTGGGCATCAATCATGTCTACCAGGGCCAGAGCGACAAGCGCGCCTGCCTGCACCAACTGCTGGATGCCTTGCACCTGATGCCTGAACAGGCCGCATTTGTCGGCGACGATCTGCCCGACCTGCCGCCCATGCATATCGCCGGCCTCGCGGTTGCGGTGGCCAACGCGCACCCGTGGGTCGCCGAAGCCGCACACTGGCGGACTACGCGGAGTGGCGGCATGGGCGCGGCGCGCGAAGCCTGCGATCTGATCCTGCACGCGCACGGCGACAGCAACGCGGAACGGGAGCGCTGGCGGTGAGCCTGCGCCTGTGGCTGCGCGACCGCCGTCTGCCGGCTGCGACCGTTGCCCTCGCACTCGTCGCCGGCATTGCCCAATTATTGCTCTGGTGGCTCGGGCCAGCGCCAAAAACCAACAGCTTCGTCGGCCCACCGCGTGCCGGCTATATCCTTATCGACGCGCGAATGACCGAGTTCAATGCCATCGGGCAGCCCAGCTTCTATCTGCAATCGCCACGTCTGGAACGCCGTGAGGGTGACGACTCGCTATACCTCAATGCGCCTACGTTCCAATTGCCGGCAAAGCAGCCGAATACACCTGACTGGCAGGGCCAGTCGCTGTACGGCTGGGTCAACAAGGCAGGCACGCAGATCAAGCTGCAAGGCCCGGTGCACATGCACCGGCCACCGTTCGGCAGCACGCCGGCGACCAACCTGCAAAGTTCCGACGTAACGGCATGGCCCAAGGAAAATCGCCTGGAAACGGCTGCGCCAACGCGGATCGTTCAGGGAGCCTCTACAATCAGCGGGGTCGGCATGCGCGCCAACCTCACCACCAAACACTTGGAGTTGCTCGATGATGTCCACAGCACGTTCATGCCAGCCAAGCCGCGCGGTTAAGCTCGCGATTCTGGGCCTCGGCCTGCTGATGCTGCAGCCCGCGATGGCGCGCCGGGACGATCGCGAAAAGGTCGCCAACATCTCGGCCAAGTCGTTCGACGCAACCCAGCAAGCCAACGGGCTCATCCACTACAAGGGCAACGTCCTGCTCACCCAAGGCACCATGAAGGTGACCGGCGCGTTGGCCACCGCCTATCTGGACGACAACAACAGCATCACGCGCGTCGTCGTCACCGGCACCCCGGCACGTATCGAGCAACTCGACGACAACGGCAATCTGATGCAGGGCGAAGCCGCTACGCTGGACTACGACAACATCAAGCAGATTGCCGTGTTGTCGGGCAATGCATCGGTCACCCAGAAAGGTCGCGGCAGCGCGCAGGGTGACACCCTGACCTACAACACCCAGACCAGCCAGATGAGCGGCGAAAGCCATGGCGATGGCCTGGTGCACATGACGTTCCGCCCGAAGGCCAAACCCGCCGCGCCTGCCCCAAAGCCACAGGGACAGCCGTAACCGATGCTTTCCGCCGAACGTCTGCAAAAAAGTTTCAAGTCGCGCCAGGTTGTGCGTGAGTTCGGCTTCTCGATCCGTGAGGGCGAGGTAGTCGGCCTGCTGGGTCCCAACGGCGCCGGCAAGACTACCTGCTTCTACATGGTGGTCGGCCTGATCGAAGCCGACGCTGGCAGCATCACGCTGGACAAGCACGACATTACCGGCCTGCCCATGCATGCGCGGGCCAAGCTGGGCATCGGCTACCTGCCGCAGGAAGCCTCGGTGTTCCGGCGCCTCAGCGTCGCCGACAACATCATGGCGGTGCTGGAACTGCGCGACGGACTCAGCTCGGCGCAACGCCAGACCGAGCTGGAAAACCTGCTGGACGAGCTGAAGATCGGCCATATTGCCGAACAGAAAGGCGTCAGCCTGTCGGGCGGTGAACGACGCCGGGTGGAAATTGCCCGTGCACTGGCCGCCAATCCACGTTACATGCTGCTGGACGAACCGTTCGCCGGCGTCGATCCGATCTCGGTCGGCGAAATCCAGCGCATCGTGCGTCACCTCAAGGAACGCGGCATCGGTGTGCTGATCACCGACCACAACGTGCGCGAAACCCTGGGCATCTGCGATCGCGCCTACATCCTCAACGAGGGCGAGGTGCTGTCTCGTGGCACACCGGCGCATATCCTGGCTGACGAAAAAGTTCGCGAAGTCTATCTGGGTCGCGAGTTCCGGCTCTGAAGAAGCTGTCGCGACACCGAAGCACTTCCGCGTTCAACTATGGCCGCATCCGCTGGCACGGGTTAGGATGGAGTCGTCTCCTTTCGACCCGGCTGGCATGAAACCCGCATTACAGTTTCGCCTCCACCAGCAGCTCACGCTGACGCCGCAATTGCAGCAGGCCATCCGCCTGCTGCAACTGTCGCAACTGGAACTGGAAGCCGAATTGCGGCAGATCGCCGAGAGCAATCCCTTGCTGGAGTTCGCCGAGGAAGCCGAGGACGAAGAGTCCGCCGAGGTCAGCGACGCAGAGTTCGACTATCCCAGCGCCGAGACCGTGGCCACCGCCGACAGCGCGGACGAAAGCGACTGGTCCGCTGATAGCGGCGGACCCGCAGAGTCGCCGATCGACTTCTCTTCCAGCAGTGCTGGCAGCAGTTCGAGTTCAAATTCGCGTGGCGACGACGACTTCGAACCGCAAAACGCCGCACCGGAAACCCTGCAACAGCACTTGCTGTGGCAACTCAATCTGGCCTCGTTCAATCCGCGCCAGCATCTGATCGCCACCGTGCTGATCGACGCGTTGAACCCCGCCGGTTACCTGATTGATGGACTGGACGCGGTAATCGCCGCGCTGCCCGCCGATTTCAATGCCAGCATCGCCGAAATCGAAGTCGTGCGTCACCAGCTGCAGGGTTTCGACCCGGCCGGCGTCGGCAGCCTGGACCTGCGCGATTGCCTGCGTGTGCAGCTGGAACAGTTCGATCCGGACACACCGCAACGCGACCTCGCGCTGCGGATTGTCGACCATGAACTGGATCTGCTCGCCCGCAACGACATCGTCCGGCTTGCGCGACGCCTGCGCGCCGAAGCGGACGACGTGGCCGAGGCCGCCGTGCTTATCCGCAGTCTCGACCCGCGCCCGGGCGCGGCACTGGACACCACGCCGGTCGAATACGTGGCGCCGGATGTCTACGCCTTGCGTGACGGCCCGCGCTGGCGGGTCAGTCTGAATGCCGATGCGCAGCCGCGGCTTGGCCTGAACCAGCATTACTGCGGCTTGATCGCCAAGGCCCGCGGCGAAGACGCCAGCTGGATGCGCGGTCAGTTGCAGGAAGCCCGCTGGCTGATCAAGAGCCTGGAATCACGCGCGGAAACCCTGCTCAAGGTCGCCGACGCGATCGTGCGGCGGCAGAGTGCATTTCTGGACTACGGCCCCGAAGCCATGCATCCGCTGGTATTGCGTGAAGTCGCCGAAGAAGTCGGCATGCATGAGTCGACCATTTCCCGCGTGACCACCCGCAAGTACCTGCACACGCCGCGTGGCACCTTTGAACTGAAGTATTTTTTCTCCAGCGGCGTGTCCACCGAAGATGGCGGCAGTGCGTCTGCCACCGCCATCCAGGCAATGCTGCGCAAACTGATCGATGCCGAAGATCCGCGCAAACCGCTATCCGACCTCGCCATTGCAGAGGAGTTGAAGCGCAAGGGCATTCAGGTTGCCCGTCGTACCGTCGCCAAGTACCGGGAAGGCCTGCGCATTCCCACCTCCAGCGAACGTCAGCGCGCCAGCTGAACGACTTTGTTGCGTGAAGGAACTTGGTTAACGAAAAATCGCTCCCATACCTGTTACATCTGTTCCATCAAGGAATGTTTGACGATGCGCCGGCGCCACCCGGCCCGGCATGTCTACCCGCCGCGAAATGCGGCACTGCACCACCAGAGGAGGCGACCCATGCAATTCCAACTCAGCGGCCAGCAGATTGAAGTCACCCCGGCCTTGCGCGAACACGCCACGGCCAAGCTCGACCGCCTTACGCGCCTCGACGAGAAGTTGATAAGCCTCGCCATCGTGCTCTCCGTCGACAAGCTCCAGCAGCGCGCCGATGGCACCCTGAACGTGATCGGCGCCACCCTGCATGCCGAGGCCACCGAAGCCGACATGTACGCTTCGATCGACATCCTGTTCGACAAGCTGGTTGCACAGTTGCGCAAACACCGCGAAAAAGTCGCCGACAAGCATCAACGCGAAGCGCGCGAAGAACGCCAGTACGGCTGATTCCACTTCCTCCTTTCAACCGCAGCGGCCCGCCTTGTGCGGGCCGCTCGTTTTCCAACGCGTGCCTGCGCCCAAGCTGGCACAATGGTGATGTGACCGTCAGGCCCTGCCGGGCAACCGTACGCGGCACAAAGGACGCAAGACTTGGATCGGATCAGCGCACGACAACTCTACGACAACGTCCACGAGCGCATGGCCTTGCGCTGGGTCTCGGGCATGCGTGGCGAGTCGCGCGCGCTGGAACCGGGCGTGGCGCAAGCACGCCGGCCATCGTTGATCGGCTACCTCAACGTCATCTACCCGAACAAAATCCAGATCATCGGCTCGGAAGAACTGAACTTCCTCGACGGTCTGGATTCGCGCCAGCGCTGGGAAGTGATGCACAAGATCGCTGCCTACCAGCCGGTGGCGTTGATTGTGACCAAGGATCAGCCGATACCGGCGGACCTGCGCGAGGTTGCCGAGGAAACCGGAACGCCGCTGTGGAACAGTTCCAAGCGCGGTCACGAATTGCTGACCTACCTGCAATATCACCTCGCCCGCATGCTCGCCGCGAAAGTCACCTTGCACGGCGTCTTCCTCGAAGTCTTTTCGATCGGCGTGCTGATCACCGGCGAGGCGGGCTCGGGCAAGAGCGAACTGGCGCTGGAACTGATCAGCCGCGGCCATCGACTGGTGGCCGACGATGCCACCGAGTTCACCCTGATCGCGCCGGACGTGATCGACGGCACCTGCCCCGAACTGCTGCAGGATCTGCTGGAAGTGCGCGGGCTAGGCGTGCTGAACGTGCGCGAGATGTTTGGCCACATGTCGGTAAAGACGTCCAAATACCTGCGCCTGGTGATCCATCTGAAACCGCTGCGCGATGGCGAGGACGTCGACGCCATGACCCGCCTAACCGGCGATATCGGCCATCGCGACGTGCTCGACGTGCAGGTGCCGATGATCACCCTGCCCGTTGCCTCCGGCCGCAACCTCGCCGTGCTGGTCGAGGCCGCCGTGCGCAGTCACGCACTGAAGAGCAAGGGTATCGACCCGGCACAGACCTTCATTGACCGCCAGGCGCATCAGATGCGCCGCCTGCCCCCTTGGTGATCGCATGAACGAGAACATTCCGCTGCTCAACCCGCAGGTCGATCCCAACGAGATCCATCTGATCGTACTCACCGGCATGTCCGGTGGGGGCAAGACGGTGGCGCTGCGCACACTGGAAGACCTGGAGTTCTACTGCGTCGACAACCTGCCCTCGGTGTTGCTGCCGCAACTGGTCAGCGCCGCGACCAGCGGTGACCGTCGCGGGCGGCCGCGACGCATCGCCGTCGGGGTGGACGTACGCAATACGGGCGAGGATTTCCAGCACATGCCACAGGTGCTGTCCGAGTTGGCCGGTGCGGGCGTCCAGGTGCACCTGGTGTTCCTGGACTGTCGTGATGAGGTGCTGATCAAACGGTATTCGGAAACGCGTCGGCGCCATCCGCTGGCCATCCGCGACATGTCGCTGGCCGACGCCATCGCGGTGGAGCGCAGGCTGCTGCGCCCGCTGATGGCGATCGCCGAAAAGGTCATCGATTCCAGCGAACTCAACGTGCATCAGCTGCGCCGCCTGGTTGCCACCGGTTACGCCGAGTCCACCGAAGGCCTGACCCTGATGTTCCAGTCGTTCGCGTTCAAGCGCGGCCTGCCGCTGGATGCTGATTTCGTCTTCGACGCGCGCTGCCTGCCCAATCCGCACTGGCAGGCTCATCTGCGTCCGCTGTCCGGCAAGGACGAACCGGTACGCCAATACCTCGCAGCCCAGCCGCTGGTCGACGAATTCTTCGCCGACACCGCGCGCTGGCTGGATGCCTGGCTGCCTCGTTTTGAACAGGACGATCGCAGCTACGTGACCATCTCGATCGGTTGCACCGGAGGCCGGCACCGCTCGGTTTATCTGGTCGAGAAGCTGGCCGCCTACTATCGCGACTCCCGCGAAGGCGTGCTCACTTTCCACCGAGAACTGGATTGAATCGCATGATTCCCGCAGTCCGCGCGAAGCAGCAGCCATGAGCGTCGGCGTGCTGTTGATGACCCACGAGGCGGTCGGCAAGGCGATCATCTCGGCGGCACACCACGTGATGCCGAAATTGCCGCTGCAGGTAGCTGCCGTTGAGGTTCCGCCCAGCGCCGACCCTGACGTGATGCGCACGCTCACTGCCCACCACGCCCGTGACCTCGACAAGGGTGACGGTGTGCTGATCCTGGCCGACCTTTACGGCGCCACGCCGTGCAATATCGGCCTGTCGCTGGGCGCCCTCGGCATCCACCTTCGGTGCGTGTCAGGCCTCAACCTGCCGATGCTGCTGCGCGTGCTCAACTACTCCGAAAAACCCTTGGACGAACTGGCCGAAATCGCAGCCAGCGGTGGCCGTGGGGGAATATTCATCGACCATGCCTGATCCTTCCCATGATTGAACAAGAAGTTGTCATCTCCAACAAACTCGGACTGCACGCCCGCGCCTCGGCAAAGCTCGTGCAACTGGTGCAGGGTTTCAAATCCACCGTATGGCTGATCAACAAGGGCCGCGAGGTCAACGCGCAAAGCATCATGGGCGTGATGATGCTGGCGGCCGGTTTGGGCAGTACATTGACGGTTCGCGCGGAAGGCCCCGACGAGGAGGCCGTCATGACCGCGGTGGTCGATCTGTTCGAGCGGAAATTCGACGAAGGAGCGTAAGGCAGATGGGTACGGCGCAGCGGAAATCCGGAACCAGCGCAAGCGCGGCACGACCCGCTGCCACGCTTGCTGCGAGCGCGCCACTGTCCGCTCTTCTTGGCGGCCCCCCTATCAGCAACGCAAGGAGCGATGCGTGAGACATATCCTGCCCGGCACGGTAGCGGCCCACGGCATGGCGCTGGGACGCGCGCGACTGGTACAACCCAGCCGCTATGTCGTCGACACCCGCCCGTTGGGCGAAGATGAGGTTGAGGCCGAGCTGCAACGCCTGCATCACGCTCTCGACATGGCGCGGCAGGAACTGCGTGAACTGCGCAGTCGCCTGCACGGCGCGCTGGCGCGCGAGGTGAATGAATTCATCGACGCGCACAGCTTGCTGCTCGACGATGCCGAACTGCTGCGTGGACTGGACGACATGGTCCGCATCGGCCACTACCGCGCCAGCGCCGCGTTGAAGAAACAGCGCGACCGTCTGTCCGCCGTGTTCGAAGCCATGGACGATCCCTACCTGCGCAGCCGCAAGGAAGATGTCGAACAGGTGATCAACCGGGTGATCTCCGCCTTGCAGCGGCAGACCAGCCCGGAAGAACGCAAACTCGCCGCGCGGGTGGGCGAGATCCTGGTCGCCGACTCCATCGCGCCGGGCGACATGGCCCAGCTTGCCGGCAATGGCCTGCTCGGCGTGGTCGCCAGTTCGGGCAGCGCCTATTCGCACAGCGCCATCCTTGCGCGCAGCCTTGGCTTGCCGATGCTGGTCGGCACCCGTGATGCCCTTTCCAATATCCACGACGACGACCTGATCCTGCTCGACGCCGAAGGTGGTGAAGCCGTCGTCCATCCGACCGCGCAAGACTTGTCCCGCTATCGCGCCTGGCAACGTCAGGCAGCAAACGAGGGGCGACGGCTGGCCAAGCTGGCCAATGCCCCCACGCGCACCCGTGATGGCGTCGAGGTTGCGCTGTTGGCCAATGCAGAAACACCCTCTGACGTGGCGATGGCGCGCGCACGCGGTGCTGATGGCGTCGGCCTGTATCGCACTGAATTCCTGTTCCTCAAGCACAAGGGCCTGCCCTCGGAAGACGAACAGTTCATCGCCTATCGCGACCTGGTGATGGGCATGGGCGGGCTGCCGGTAACGATCCGCACACTTGATCTGGGCGCCGACAAGGCGGACGCCGCCGGGCTCAGCCTGCGCGGCGAAGACAACCCCGCGCTCGGTGTGCGCGGCGTGCGCCTGTCACTGCGTTATCCCGCCGTGTTCACCACACAGATCCGGGCCATTCTGCGCGCCGCCTGCTATGGGCCGGTGCGCGTGCTGGTGCCGATGGTGACCCAGCCCGATGAGTTGATCGCCGTGCGCACGCTGTTCAACCTCGCGCGCCAGGACCTCAAACGCGAAAGCATCGACCTGCCGGAAAAGCTGCCGCTGGGCGCGATGATCGAAGTGCCGGCCGCCGCAATCAACGTCCGCGCGCTGCTCGAATATGCCGACTTCCTTGCCATCGGCACCAACGATCTCGCCCAATACGTGCTGGCCGCCGACCGCGGCAACGATGCGCTGGACAACATCTACAGCCCGCTGCAACCGGCCCTGCTGCGGCTGATTTCCCACGTGATCAGTGCTGGCCGCCGGGCCAAAAAGCCGGTCAGCCTGTGCGGCGAAATCGCCGGTGACGTGAACTTCACGGCCTTGCTTCTGCTGCTTGGCCTCAACGAATTCAGCATGCATCCGGCGCAGATCCTGCAAGTGCGCGACCGCCTTGCCACGCTGGATCACGCCAACCTGCGGCGCCATCTTGCTCAGTTGATGCGTGCGCACACGCACGAGCAGGTCGGCGCGATGCTGAGCAAAATCGTGGATGGCGCACAGCCTTCCTGAGCCGCGTCGGCGACGCGATGCGACGTCAGCGAAGGCGCTCGACTTCAATGCTTTCGAGAAAGGCATCCAGCAGCGCACCGCGATATTTCTGCCGATGCAGCAGCAGCGACAGTTTCCTGCTCAGATCGAGAAACGGGGTCTTCAATGCCTTCAAGCGCCCGGTGGCCAGCGCATCGACCACCGCCACCGAAGGCAGGCATGCAATACCCAATCCCGCCACCACGGCCTGCTTGATCGCCTCGATCTGATCAAGCTCCAGCACCGTCTCGCCCGGCGGCAGTTGCGACAACACCCGCTCGGTGGTCGCTCGGGTCGCCGAGCCGGGCTCGCGCAATACCCAGCGTGCACCCGCAAAATCCGCCGGCTTCAAACCCCGCTTGCGTGCCAGCGGATGCTCGGGCGGCGCGCAAACCACCAATGAATCCTCGCGCCACGGGCGCACTTCAAGCAAGGGATTGGCCACCGGGCCTTCGACACAGCTGATATCCAGACTGTGTTCCAGCATACCGGCGGTAATCGTCTCGGTATTCGCCACGCGCAAGCGGATCGCCACCTGGGGATGTGCGCGCACGAAACCACCCAGCAATTCGCCAACCAGATAGTTGCCCACCGTATTGCTGGCCCCGATGCGTAGTTCACCGCCCAGCAGCGCCCCTTCCTCACGGCCACGTCGACCAAACTCGGCGTGGCGTTCCAGCAACTCCTGCGCCAGCGGCAACAACTCGCGCCCACGCGCGTTCAAGTGCAACCGCCCGCGCTCACGATCAAACACCGGTGCATCGAGTTGTCGCTCCATCTCGGCCAGCGCCATGCTCGCCGCGGGCTGAGTCAGGTGCAGCCGTTCGGCAGCGGCACGCACGCTGCCAAGCAAGGCGATCTGCACGAACACATCCATCTGCCGCGGACTGATATTGATCATCAGTCAATCTTATACAACCAATCACATATTCAAAGTTCTACTTATCACAGCGCAAGCGGACAATGACGGCCATTACAGGAGTCCATCATGTCCAGCACCACCACCCCCAACCTCTTGCTGCAACGTGCGCCCGGCCTGCTGTTGGCCGTGGCGATTTCGTTGTTGGCCTGGCTGCTGGGTCGGTGGATGCCGCTGATCGGCGGCCCGGTGATCGGTATCGTGCTGGGCATCGTGGTTGGCAATGCGCTGTCGCTGGGCACGCGTTATACGCCGGGCATCGCGTTCGCCGGCAAGAAAGTGCTGCAGTGGTCGATCATTGCGCTGGGCTTCGGGCTCAGCCTGGACCAGGTCGCGAAGACCGGGCTCGAGTCGCTGTCGGTAACGCTGGTCACGATGACCGTGGCCTTCCTGTCGGCCTGGGCACTCGGCCGCTGGCTGGGCGTGCATGACAAACTGATGATCCTGATTGGCGTGGGCACGGCGATCTGCGGCGGCTCGGCGATTGCTGCGGTGACTCCGATCATTCGCCCCGACGATCACGACACCGCGTTCGCGATCTCCACCATCTTCCTGTTCAACGTGGTCGCTGTGTTGCTGTTCCCACTACTCGGCCACCTGATGCATTTGTCCGACCTCGGCTTCGGTTTGTGGGCCGGCACCGCCATCAACGACACCTCGTCCGTGGTCGCCGCCGGCTACAGCTACAGCCACGCGGCCGGCGACTACGCCACCATCGTCAAGCTGACCCGCGCCACCCTGATCATTCCGGTTTGCCTGGTGCTGGCCTTCGTGGTCGCCGCCCGCGAGAAGCGCAAGCACGCCGAAGCCGGCAGCACTGGCAAGTTCAGTCTGGCCAGCATCTTCCCCTGGTTCATCCTGTGGTTCCTGGTGGCCTCGGGGCTGCGCACCGCCGGCTTCATTCCCGTCGCCATCCAGCCTTCGCTGCACCTGCTGGCCGAATTCCTGATCATCGTGGCGCTCACCGCGATCGGCTTGTCGGCCAACGTCCGCAAGATGATCTCCAGCGGCCCCCGCCCCATCCTGCTTGGCCTGGGCGTGTGGATTGCGGTGGCGGTGAGCAGCTTGCTGGTGCAGCTGGTGATCGGGCAACTTTGAGTTCAGATTGATCGCCAAGCGCACGTGCGTCACGGTTTCCGGCGGTGAGCGTGTCGTGCGGCACGACGGGGCACGTGCGAAAGCTATACTGCGCGACAAATGTTGCGGGACTGCTTCGGCGGTGCGGCCGCCATGAGCCGGGGCTACTGGACGATGGACAACGAGATCGAGACGCAAACCTCGTCGCTGGTCGCCGCCGGACGTGCTCGCGGTGGTCGCGCGACGCAGCAGGACGACCTGATTTGTCTGCATGATCCCGAGCACGACGCGCGCTTGCTGGTCGTGGCTGACGGGATGGGTGGCGACGGCGCTGGCGAACTCGCGTCGGCCGGCGTCATCGAGGTCACCCGCCGCTT
Coding sequences within:
- the hprK gene encoding HPr(Ser) kinase/phosphatase; translation: MDRISARQLYDNVHERMALRWVSGMRGESRALEPGVAQARRPSLIGYLNVIYPNKIQIIGSEELNFLDGLDSRQRWEVMHKIAAYQPVALIVTKDQPIPADLREVAEETGTPLWNSSKRGHELLTYLQYHLARMLAAKVTLHGVFLEVFSIGVLITGEAGSGKSELALELISRGHRLVADDATEFTLIAPDVIDGTCPELLQDLLEVRGLGVLNVREMFGHMSVKTSKYLRLVIHLKPLRDGEDVDAMTRLTGDIGHRDVLDVQVPMITLPVASGRNLAVLVEAAVRSHALKSKGIDPAQTFIDRQAHQMRRLPPW
- a CDS encoding HAD-IIIA family hydrolase, whose translation is MPESYLANLSDDILARAAKIRLAVFDVDGTLTDGRLWYGEDGRETKVFHVHDGLGLKRLQANGIEVAIITARISHPVSLRAEELGINHVYQGQSDKRACLHQLLDALHLMPEQAAFVGDDLPDLPPMHIAGLAVAVANAHPWVAEAAHWRTTRSGGMGAAREACDLILHAHGDSNAERERWR
- the lptA gene encoding lipopolysaccharide transport periplasmic protein LptA, translated to MLQPAMARRDDREKVANISAKSFDATQQANGLIHYKGNVLLTQGTMKVTGALATAYLDDNNSITRVVVTGTPARIEQLDDNGNLMQGEAATLDYDNIKQIAVLSGNASVTQKGRGSAQGDTLTYNTQTSQMSGESHGDGLVHMTFRPKAKPAAPAPKPQGQP
- the lptB gene encoding LPS export ABC transporter ATP-binding protein, which translates into the protein MLSAERLQKSFKSRQVVREFGFSIREGEVVGLLGPNGAGKTTCFYMVVGLIEADAGSITLDKHDITGLPMHARAKLGIGYLPQEASVFRRLSVADNIMAVLELRDGLSSAQRQTELENLLDELKIGHIAEQKGVSLSGGERRRVEIARALAANPRYMLLDEPFAGVDPISVGEIQRIVRHLKERGIGVLITDHNVRETLGICDRAYILNEGEVLSRGTPAHILADEKVREVYLGREFRL
- a CDS encoding RNA polymerase factor sigma-54, translating into MKPALQFRLHQQLTLTPQLQQAIRLLQLSQLELEAELRQIAESNPLLEFAEEAEDEESAEVSDAEFDYPSAETVATADSADESDWSADSGGPAESPIDFSSSSAGSSSSSNSRGDDDFEPQNAAPETLQQHLLWQLNLASFNPRQHLIATVLIDALNPAGYLIDGLDAVIAALPADFNASIAEIEVVRHQLQGFDPAGVGSLDLRDCLRVQLEQFDPDTPQRDLALRIVDHELDLLARNDIVRLARRLRAEADDVAEAAVLIRSLDPRPGAALDTTPVEYVAPDVYALRDGPRWRVSLNADAQPRLGLNQHYCGLIAKARGEDASWMRGQLQEARWLIKSLESRAETLLKVADAIVRRQSAFLDYGPEAMHPLVLREVAEEVGMHESTISRVTTRKYLHTPRGTFELKYFFSSGVSTEDGGSASATAIQAMLRKLIDAEDPRKPLSDLAIAEELKRKGIQVARRTVAKYREGLRIPTSSERQRAS
- the lptC gene encoding LPS export ABC transporter periplasmic protein LptC, which codes for MSLRLWLRDRRLPAATVALALVAGIAQLLLWWLGPAPKTNSFVGPPRAGYILIDARMTEFNAIGQPSFYLQSPRLERREGDDSLYLNAPTFQLPAKQPNTPDWQGQSLYGWVNKAGTQIKLQGPVHMHRPPFGSTPATNLQSSDVTAWPKENRLETAAPTRIVQGASTISGVGMRANLTTKHLELLDDVHSTFMPAKPRG
- the raiA gene encoding ribosome-associated translation inhibitor RaiA, which translates into the protein MQFQLSGQQIEVTPALREHATAKLDRLTRLDEKLISLAIVLSVDKLQQRADGTLNVIGATLHAEATEADMYASIDILFDKLVAQLRKHREKVADKHQREAREERQYG
- a CDS encoding KpsF/GutQ family sugar-phosphate isomerase, with amino-acid sequence MNARIAPSAPTTLDHDLITRSARAVVNSEAAAALALGARIGPEFVEACRLILNCTGRVVVSGMGKSGHIGRKIAATLASTGTPAFFVHPGEASHGDLGMILPQDVVLALSYSGETDELLLILPVIKRQGIPLIAITGRTSSSLATQADVHLDGSISSEACPLGLAPTTSTTVALVWGDALAIALLEARGFTSDDFARSHPAGALGRRLLLHIKDVMHTGDDVPKVSPDAGLTAALVEMTRKHLGMTAVVDAEQHLLGVFTDGDLRRALDDEGVDLRGSTVADLMTRGPKTIGADKLAAEAAQLMEKYQIHALLVVDDEQRVVGALNIHDLLRARVV
- a CDS encoding BolA/IbaG family iron-sulfur metabolism protein; amino-acid sequence: MDSSRIQAMIEQGLPGAQVEVSGADGVHFEATVVASQFAGKLPLARHRLVYATLGEQMGGAIHALALTTRTPEEVAARR